The window CGACCGCTCCGGCGCCGAGCCGACACAGCTGCTGACCACGCACAACGCGGACTTCCTCGGGCGCCCCGACGCGTTCGACCGGGCCGCGGACGGCGTCGAGGTGTGGGCGGACGAGTACCGCGGGCACGCCTGACGGTCGGCGCAGCCGGCACAACCATCACGGTCGGCATGGTGAAGGGGCCGGTCCGCACCCGCGGACCGGCCCCTTCACCATGTCTGTGCCTGTGCCTGTGTCGGTGCCTCAGGCCCGTACGGGTTTTCCGTCGTGCAGGGCGATCGCGTGCTGCATCGCCTTGCGGGCCCGGGGAGTGTCGCGGGCGTCGTGGTAGGCGATGGCCAGCCGGAACCAGCTGCGCCAGTCGTCGGGGGCGTCCTCGGTCTCTGCCTTGCGCATGGCGAAGACCTCGTCGGCCGAGTCGCGGTCGATCCGGCCGGCCGGGGTGCGCTTCAACTCGTCGACGGGCAGGCCGCCTTCGGCGTCGAGCTCGGCGGCGAGCCGGTTGGCCTTCTTGACGAACTCGGTGTTCTTCCAGAGGAACCAGATGCCGATCACCGGCAGGATGAGCACGGCCACGCCGAAGGTGACGGTGAGCAGGGTTCCGCGCTGAATGAGCATCACCCCGCGGCTGCCGACCAGGACGAAGTAGACGACCAGGACGGCGGCCGTGACGGCGTATGTGATCTTCGCGCCCATGGCGGTTACTTCAGATCCAGGAAGTGTTCCAGGCCGAAGGTGAGGCCCGGGGTGTCCACGACGCGGCGGACGCCGAGCAGGATGCCCGGCATGAAGCTGCTGTGGTGGAGGGAGTCGTGGCGGACGGTGAGGGTCTCGCCCTCGGCGCCGAG is drawn from Streptomyces liliifuscus and contains these coding sequences:
- a CDS encoding tetratricopeptide repeat protein, translated to MGAKITYAVTAAVLVVYFVLVGSRGVMLIQRGTLLTVTFGVAVLILPVIGIWFLWKNTEFVKKANRLAAELDAEGGLPVDELKRTPAGRIDRDSADEVFAMRKAETEDAPDDWRSWFRLAIAYHDARDTPRARKAMQHAIALHDGKPVRA